The following are from one region of the Paenalkalicoccus suaedae genome:
- the sdhA gene encoding succinate dehydrogenase flavoprotein subunit gives MSKGRVIVVGGGLAGLMATIKAAEKGMHVDLFSIVPVKRSHSVCAQGGINGALNTMGEGDSTWEHFDDSVYGGDFLANQPPVKAMCDAAPEIIHLLDRMGVMFNRTPEGLLSLRRFGGTQHHRTAYAGATTGQQLLYALDEQVRRHEASGLVTKYEGWEFLHAILDDEGSCRGITAQNLNSSEIHPFRADAVIMATGGPGIVFGKSTNSMINTGYAAAAVYEQGVYYANGEFIQIHPTAIPGDDKLRLMSESARGEGGRVWTYDENGKPWYFLEEKYPAYGNLVPRDIATREIFHVCVDLKRGINGENMVYLDLSHKDPKELDIKLGGIMEIYEKFMGDDPRKVPMKIFPAVHYSMGGLWVDYDQMTNIPGLFAAGEVDYSIHGANRLGANSLLSSIYGGMVAGPNAVNYINGLETAAEDMSDEIFDRQVREDQAFFDEILQMNGTENAFEIHKELGTLMTENVTVVRENKKLQETDDKIVELLERFKNINLADTAKWTNQSAMFVRQLRSMLNLGRVITIGALNRNESRGAHYKPEFPERNDEEWLKTTKAKFNQATASPEFEYEEVDVSLIKPRKRDYTSKKKAGEKA, from the coding sequence ATGAGTAAAGGTAGAGTGATTGTTGTAGGTGGCGGTTTAGCAGGCCTCATGGCAACAATCAAAGCAGCAGAAAAAGGCATGCACGTTGATTTATTTTCAATCGTACCGGTAAAACGCTCGCATTCTGTTTGTGCGCAGGGCGGAATTAACGGTGCACTTAACACAATGGGTGAAGGAGACTCTACATGGGAGCACTTTGATGATTCCGTTTATGGTGGAGACTTTTTAGCAAACCAACCTCCTGTTAAAGCAATGTGTGATGCAGCACCAGAAATTATTCACTTATTAGATAGAATGGGTGTTATGTTTAACCGAACGCCTGAAGGTCTTTTATCCCTTCGTCGTTTTGGTGGTACTCAGCATCACCGTACTGCATATGCAGGTGCAACAACTGGTCAGCAATTACTATACGCGCTTGATGAGCAAGTTCGCCGTCATGAAGCAAGCGGATTAGTAACAAAATATGAAGGCTGGGAATTCCTACACGCAATCCTTGATGATGAGGGTTCTTGTCGTGGAATTACTGCTCAAAACTTAAATTCTTCTGAAATTCATCCGTTCCGCGCAGACGCTGTTATTATGGCGACTGGTGGACCTGGTATCGTATTTGGTAAATCGACAAACTCCATGATCAACACTGGCTATGCGGCTGCTGCCGTTTACGAGCAAGGTGTTTATTATGCAAATGGAGAGTTCATTCAAATTCACCCAACAGCGATTCCTGGAGACGACAAGCTTCGTCTTATGAGTGAGTCTGCTCGTGGTGAAGGTGGTCGAGTTTGGACTTACGATGAAAACGGTAAGCCGTGGTACTTCCTTGAGGAAAAATATCCTGCTTACGGTAACCTCGTACCACGTGATATCGCGACTCGCGAGATTTTCCACGTCTGCGTAGATTTAAAGCGTGGTATTAATGGGGAAAACATGGTGTACCTTGACCTATCTCATAAAGACCCTAAAGAGCTTGATATTAAGCTTGGCGGAATCATGGAAATCTATGAGAAGTTCATGGGTGATGACCCACGTAAAGTACCGATGAAGATCTTCCCAGCGGTTCACTATTCAATGGGCGGACTATGGGTAGACTACGATCAAATGACTAACATTCCTGGTCTATTTGCAGCAGGAGAGGTTGATTATTCAATCCACGGTGCAAACCGTTTAGGAGCAAACTCCTTACTATCATCTATCTATGGCGGTATGGTAGCTGGACCAAATGCAGTTAACTACATTAATGGTTTAGAGACAGCTGCTGAAGATATGTCAGACGAGATCTTTGATCGCCAAGTAAGAGAGGATCAAGCGTTCTTTGATGAAATCCTACAAATGAATGGTACAGAAAACGCGTTTGAGATTCACAAAGAACTAGGTACTCTCATGACAGAGAACGTAACGGTTGTTCGTGAGAATAAAAAGCTACAAGAAACAGATGATAAAATCGTCGAGCTTTTAGAGCGATTTAAGAATATTAACCTCGCTGATACAGCGAAGTGGACGAACCAAAGTGCTATGTTTGTTCGCCAGCTTCGTTCGATGCTAAACCTTGGCCGTGTTATTACAATCGGTGCGTTAAACCGTAACGAAAGCCGAGGCGCTCACTATAAGCCAGAATTCCCTGAGCGTAATGATGAAGAGTGGCTAAAGACTACTAAGGCGAAGTTTAATCAAGCAACAGCTTCTCCGGAATTCGAATACGAAGAAGTGGATGTATCGTTGATTAAGCCTCGTA
- a CDS encoding succinate dehydrogenase cytochrome b558 subunit, with product MSNNREFFYRRLHSLLGVVPLGGFILVHFMVNYFATRGEEEFNRAAGFMESLPFLYALEIGLIFLPLIFHAVYGLYIAFQAKNNTSSFSYFRNWMFRLQRISGVIVLIFVTWHVWETRIAKMFGAEVNFNMMAEIVENPLALILYIIGITATTFHFANGLWSFFISWGITVSPRSQQISSYVSMGVFVVLTFIGVRAILAFAGIGV from the coding sequence ATGTCTAACAATCGAGAGTTTTTTTACCGCAGGCTTCACTCACTACTAGGGGTCGTTCCACTAGGAGGCTTCATCCTTGTCCATTTTATGGTCAACTACTTCGCAACAAGAGGTGAAGAGGAATTCAATCGCGCAGCAGGATTCATGGAGTCACTTCCATTCCTATATGCCCTTGAAATCGGACTTATTTTTCTTCCATTAATATTCCACGCTGTATATGGCTTATACATTGCCTTTCAAGCAAAGAATAATACTTCCTCCTTTAGCTATTTCCGAAACTGGATGTTCCGCCTTCAACGAATCTCTGGTGTAATCGTCCTTATTTTCGTTACATGGCACGTGTGGGAGACGCGTATAGCAAAGATGTTTGGTGCTGAAGTCAATTTCAATATGATGGCTGAGATCGTGGAGAATCCACTTGCACTTATTCTTTATATCATTGGTATCACCGCTACTACGTTCCACTTTGCAAACGGTTTATGGTCATTCTTTATTTCATGGGGAATCACTGTATCACCACGTTCACAGCAAATTTCAAGCTACGTTTCAATGGGTGTTTTCGTAGTCCTAACGTTTATTGGTGTAAGAGCAATTCTAGCATTTGCAGGAATCGGCGTTTAG
- a CDS encoding TrkH family potassium uptake protein — MKLTTFLSPFRIIVISYILAMFVFSILLFLPFSTQSGVSISYSDALFTAVSAVSVTGLTVFNVSETFSGIGIFFLALAIQLGGIGVMTLGTFIWMILGRKIPLSQRMLIMVDQNQISFSGLVKLMRGILSVALGIELIGAFILGTYYLNYFDTAAEAYYQGAFGALSAFTNAGFDITGQSLVPFADDYFVQLLTILLIFAGAIGFPVLMELREYFSKNNPQFRFSLFTKITTTTYFIVFLIGVVGLWLTEFQNYYSGMPWHQQLFFSMFNSATARSGGLSIMEMSDLTLASLLLLSGLMIIGASPSSVGGGIRTTTLAVMFLTIRSFAQGRSDVKVFGREVHPEDRQKAFIVLSVFAIGLFGAIILISAFEHSGQFELMAIIFEASSAFGTCGLSMGITGDLSLPSQITLMFLMLVGRVGLVAFLFSIRGKEKSTHYKFPTERIIIG, encoded by the coding sequence ATGAAGCTTACGACATTTTTAAGTCCTTTTAGGATTATTGTCATCTCATATATTTTAGCGATGTTTGTTTTTAGTATTTTATTGTTTCTCCCATTTTCGACACAATCTGGCGTGTCGATTAGCTATTCGGATGCTCTCTTTACGGCTGTTAGTGCCGTGAGTGTAACTGGACTAACCGTTTTTAATGTTTCGGAGACGTTTAGTGGCATCGGAATCTTTTTTCTTGCGCTCGCAATTCAGCTAGGTGGAATTGGCGTAATGACGCTAGGGACGTTCATTTGGATGATTCTTGGACGTAAAATTCCACTTTCGCAAAGAATGCTTATCATGGTTGACCAAAATCAAATTTCATTTTCTGGATTAGTAAAACTCATGAGAGGGATTTTATCCGTTGCTCTTGGGATCGAACTTATTGGTGCCTTCATTTTAGGTACATACTATTTAAACTACTTTGATACCGCTGCAGAAGCTTACTACCAAGGGGCTTTTGGAGCATTGTCTGCGTTTACAAATGCGGGATTTGATATAACGGGCCAATCTCTTGTCCCGTTCGCAGATGATTATTTCGTGCAATTATTAACGATCCTATTAATCTTTGCAGGTGCGATTGGTTTTCCAGTATTGATGGAGCTTAGAGAATACTTCTCAAAAAACAATCCTCAGTTTCGATTTAGTTTGTTCACAAAAATTACAACAACAACGTATTTTATTGTTTTCTTAATCGGTGTAGTAGGACTATGGTTAACAGAATTCCAAAACTACTATTCTGGCATGCCATGGCATCAACAATTATTCTTTTCCATGTTCAACTCGGCGACAGCAAGATCTGGAGGTCTCTCTATTATGGAGATGTCGGATTTAACACTTGCTAGTCTTTTGTTACTTTCAGGACTGATGATTATTGGCGCGAGTCCATCCAGTGTGGGTGGGGGAATTCGAACGACCACGCTTGCCGTCATGTTCCTTACGATCCGAAGCTTTGCACAGGGTCGCAGTGATGTAAAAGTATTCGGTCGCGAGGTACACCCAGAGGATCGTCAAAAAGCATTTATTGTCTTATCAGTTTTTGCAATCGGTCTGTTTGGCGCGATTATTTTAATTTCTGCATTCGAGCATAGTGGGCAGTTCGAGCTGATGGCGATTATCTTTGAGGCGAGCTCTGCCTTCGGAACGTGCGGACTGTCGATGGGAATCACAGGCGATCTGTCGTTACCTAGTCAAATAACGCTGATGTTTTTAATGCTCGTGGGTCGCGTGGGCCTTGTTGCCTTCCTATTCTCGATCCGTGGTAAAGAGAAGTCGACGCATTACAAGTTTCCAACGGAGCGCATTATCATTGGCTAA
- a CDS encoding DUF2507 domain-containing protein, which produces MSKTNEYSYDLFRHELLPELLGEDEEIILYWAGKALARKKHEEIETDGLATFFEKASFGALTLLKEKRSERIYELTTNDYQPKRPFSLEAGFLAQLTELEMDLLAEATYEVKKKKPTCLHITVRWDKKDPSSMREDA; this is translated from the coding sequence ATGTCAAAAACGAATGAGTACAGCTACGACTTATTTCGCCACGAGCTTTTACCAGAACTATTAGGCGAAGATGAAGAAATTATTCTTTATTGGGCAGGAAAAGCCCTTGCACGTAAAAAGCATGAAGAAATTGAAACAGATGGACTTGCTACTTTTTTTGAAAAAGCAAGCTTCGGTGCACTCACTCTTTTAAAAGAAAAACGAAGTGAACGCATCTATGAATTAACGACCAATGACTATCAACCGAAACGACCTTTTTCTCTCGAGGCTGGCTTTTTAGCGCAGCTAACAGAGCTTGAAATGGACTTACTTGCGGAAGCGACCTATGAAGTTAAAAAGAAAAAACCAACGTGTCTGCACATCACTGTGAGATGGGACAAAAAAGATCCTTCTTCGATGAGAGAAGACGCGTAA
- a CDS encoding aspartate kinase, which translates to MTTIVQKFGGTSVGDVQKIKRVAERIKERMDRGEKVVTVVSAMGKSTDALVDLANDITDNPDPREMDMLLATGEQVTISLVVMALKEIGVDAVSLTGWQAGIITEENHQDARITDIRTDKMQKHLNDGKAVLVAGFQGVSEDGNITTLGRGGSDTTAVALAAALDAESCSIYTDVTGVYTADPRFVKKARQLASISYDEMLELANLGAGVLHPRAVEFAKNYNVTLVVRSSMEEVEGTYVEEEASMEQNLVVRGLAFEKNITKVTVERLPDQFDTMSNLFTLLADANINVDIIIQQMTSDHGINVSFSIDSSNLGKTLDLIHREKASLCYSEIRHESSLAKVSIVGSGMISNPGVAANMFKVLASEQVAIKMVSTSEIAVSAVVPEEDMIRASEALHTSFELDAKEKEKIEAAKA; encoded by the coding sequence TTGACAACGATCGTTCAGAAGTTTGGCGGTACTTCTGTAGGAGATGTACAAAAGATCAAAAGGGTAGCTGAACGTATTAAGGAACGTATGGACCGAGGGGAGAAGGTTGTTACCGTAGTTTCTGCCATGGGTAAATCAACAGATGCATTAGTTGATCTAGCGAATGATATTACGGATAATCCAGATCCTCGTGAGATGGACATGCTTCTCGCAACAGGTGAGCAAGTGACCATTTCTCTTGTCGTGATGGCACTAAAAGAAATTGGTGTAGACGCCGTTTCCCTTACTGGCTGGCAGGCTGGCATTATTACGGAAGAAAATCATCAGGATGCACGTATCACCGATATTCGTACCGATAAGATGCAAAAGCACTTAAATGATGGGAAAGCAGTTCTCGTCGCAGGCTTCCAGGGAGTAAGTGAAGATGGCAATATTACGACGCTCGGTCGTGGTGGCTCAGATACAACTGCGGTTGCATTAGCAGCGGCATTGGACGCAGAATCTTGCTCGATTTACACCGATGTAACAGGTGTTTATACAGCCGACCCTCGTTTCGTCAAAAAGGCACGTCAGTTAGCGAGTATCTCGTATGATGAGATGTTAGAGCTTGCGAATTTAGGGGCTGGAGTATTGCACCCTCGGGCGGTTGAGTTTGCGAAGAACTATAACGTAACGTTAGTTGTACGATCTAGTATGGAAGAAGTGGAAGGAACATATGTAGAGGAGGAAGCATCGATGGAGCAAAATCTCGTAGTGCGAGGACTAGCATTTGAAAAAAATATTACGAAGGTAACGGTGGAACGGTTACCTGATCAATTTGATACGATGTCTAATTTATTTACGCTGTTAGCGGATGCGAATATTAACGTAGATATTATTATTCAGCAGATGACCTCTGACCATGGCATCAATGTATCATTCTCTATTGATAGCTCGAATCTAGGGAAAACGTTAGATCTTATTCACAGAGAGAAAGCATCCCTTTGCTATAGCGAAATCCGTCATGAGAGCTCGCTCGCTAAAGTGTCGATTGTAGGATCTGGCATGATTAGTAACCCTGGTGTAGCTGCTAATATGTTTAAGGTACTAGCAAGTGAACAAGTGGCGATTAAAATGGTTAGTACGTCTGAGATTGCCGTATCTGCAGTTGTTCCTGAGGAAGATATGATCCGTGCTTCTGAAGCACTGCATACATCATTTGAATTGGATGCAAAAGAGAAGGAAAAGATTGAAGCGGCAAAAGCGTAA
- the uvrC gene encoding excinuclease ABC subunit UvrC, translating into MVENIRNKLAILPGQPGCYLMKNKHDQIIYVGKAKTLKNRVRSYFTGSHDTKTQRLVSEIRDFEYIVTSSDLEALVLEQNLIKKYEPRYNILLKDDKTYPFLKITNEAHPRLITTRRVNKDGAKYFGPYPNAQAANETKKLLDRLYPLRKCRTMPDRVCLYYHIGQCLAPCEFEVTKETNQKLVMDITRFLNGGHKEVKEDITKKMFEASEAMDFERAKEYRDQVQHIEAVMEKQKMTMTDQTNRDVFGYHVDKGWMCVQVFFVRQGKLIERDVTMFPTYQDPDEDFYTFLGQFYLDDQHAKPKEIFIPKQADPEIVASFLNTKVIQPQRGQKKELVELATKNAKLALQQKFQLIERDEERTVKAVERLGQAMGIDAPYRIEAFDNSNIQGVDPVSAMVSFVDGKPDKTNYRKYKIKTVEGPDDYGSMREVVRRRYLRLLKEEQPLPDLIVIDGGKGQISAAQEVLEDELGLSIPVCGLAKDDKHRTSQLMMGDPPVIVPLKKTSEEFYLLQRIQDEVHRFAISFHRNVRKKNVFTSLLDHVDGIGEKRKRALLKEFGSLKRLKEASQEEIERVGIPSSVAKSLLDAMNEETQK; encoded by the coding sequence TTGGTGGAAAACATCCGCAATAAGCTAGCAATTTTACCGGGGCAACCAGGATGCTATTTAATGAAAAATAAGCATGATCAGATTATTTATGTAGGGAAAGCCAAAACGCTAAAAAATCGAGTGCGCTCGTACTTCACAGGGTCGCACGATACAAAAACGCAGCGGCTAGTGAGTGAAATACGTGACTTTGAATATATTGTGACCTCTTCAGACTTGGAGGCACTGGTCTTAGAGCAAAATCTCATCAAAAAATATGAGCCTCGCTATAATATTTTACTAAAAGACGATAAAACATATCCTTTCCTCAAAATAACGAATGAAGCACACCCTAGGCTCATCACGACAAGACGGGTAAATAAGGACGGGGCTAAATATTTTGGGCCGTACCCGAATGCGCAGGCGGCAAATGAGACGAAAAAGCTACTTGATCGACTTTATCCGCTGAGGAAATGTCGCACGATGCCAGACCGAGTGTGCCTGTATTATCACATCGGTCAGTGCTTAGCTCCATGTGAATTCGAGGTTACGAAAGAAACGAATCAGAAGCTTGTTATGGACATTACGCGTTTTTTAAACGGAGGACATAAAGAAGTAAAAGAGGATATTACGAAGAAAATGTTTGAAGCATCGGAAGCGATGGACTTTGAACGAGCGAAGGAATACCGTGATCAGGTGCAACACATTGAGGCCGTCATGGAAAAGCAAAAGATGACGATGACGGATCAAACGAATCGCGATGTGTTTGGGTATCACGTGGATAAAGGGTGGATGTGCGTGCAGGTCTTCTTTGTGCGCCAAGGGAAACTGATCGAGAGAGATGTCACGATGTTCCCGACTTATCAAGATCCAGATGAAGACTTTTACACGTTCCTAGGGCAATTTTATTTGGATGATCAGCATGCGAAGCCGAAAGAAATCTTTATTCCAAAGCAGGCGGATCCAGAGATTGTTGCGTCGTTTTTAAATACGAAAGTCATTCAGCCTCAGCGTGGTCAGAAGAAGGAGCTCGTGGAGCTGGCAACGAAAAATGCAAAACTTGCTTTACAGCAGAAGTTCCAGCTGATCGAACGTGATGAAGAACGCACTGTGAAAGCCGTCGAACGTCTAGGGCAAGCGATGGGGATTGATGCTCCGTATCGTATTGAGGCGTTTGATAACTCTAACATTCAAGGTGTGGATCCTGTATCTGCGATGGTGTCGTTTGTTGATGGGAAGCCGGATAAAACGAATTATCGAAAGTACAAAATTAAGACGGTAGAAGGACCTGATGACTACGGCTCCATGCGAGAAGTAGTGAGACGCAGGTATTTACGTCTCTTGAAGGAGGAGCAACCACTACCTGACCTTATCGTCATTGATGGTGGTAAGGGCCAAATCTCCGCTGCACAAGAAGTATTAGAGGATGAGCTTGGTCTATCCATTCCTGTTTGTGGGTTAGCGAAGGATGATAAGCACCGAACGTCTCAGCTGATGATGGGGGATCCCCCTGTTATCGTGCCATTAAAGAAAACGAGCGAAGAATTTTATCTCCTGCAACGAATTCAAGATGAAGTGCACCGCTTCGCTATTTCCTTTCACCGCAATGTTCGGAAGAAAAATGTGTTTACCTCCCTTCTCGATCACGTCGATGGAATTGGCGAAAAGAGAAAGCGAGCGTTATTGAAAGAGTTTGGTTCGTTAAAACGTCTTAAAGAGGCGTCACAGGAAGAAATCGAGCGAGTAGGCATCCCTTCGTCCGTTGCGAAGAGCTTACTCGACGCTATGAACGAAGAAACCCAAAAATAA
- the trxA gene encoding thioredoxin — translation MAITNVTDQTFAEQTGNGVVLADFWAPWCGPCKMIAPVLEELDGDMGYQVKIVKLDVDENQETASKFGVMSIPTLLVFKDGEVVDQIVGFQPKEALAETLNKHL, via the coding sequence ATGGCAATTACAAATGTAACAGATCAGACTTTCGCAGAACAAACTGGTAATGGTGTTGTATTAGCAGACTTTTGGGCACCTTGGTGTGGACCTTGTAAGATGATCGCTCCTGTACTTGAAGAGTTAGACGGAGACATGGGTTACCAAGTGAAGATCGTAAAGCTTGATGTAGACGAGAACCAAGAAACTGCAAGCAAGTTTGGCGTAATGAGCATCCCAACGCTTCTAGTATTCAAGGATGGCGAAGTTGTTGACCAAATCGTCGGCTTCCAACCAAAAGAAGCACTTGCAGAAACACTAAACAAGCACCTGTAA
- a CDS encoding electron transfer flavoprotein subunit alpha/FixB family protein, which produces MSKVLVIGEVKDGAFRQVSFEAIAAAKLIDDAAEVVGVVLGANITDVASELYAYGADRVVVVEHPHLKEYTPEGYSQALQEVISEENPEGIVMGHTAIGRDIMPKLASKVGSGLISDAVAIEDGPVFIRPIYSGKAFEKIEVEDGLTMVTVRPNNIASLEQDTSRTGDVSKIDVDVKNLQTIIKDIVKNTTSGVDLSEANVIVAGGRGLKSGDNFGILEELADVLGGAVGASRGACDAEYCDYALQIGQTGKVVTPDLYIAVGISGAIQHVAGMSNSKIIVAINKDPEAEIFQIADYGIVGDLFDVLPKLTDEFKKVLV; this is translated from the coding sequence ATGTCAAAAGTTCTTGTTATAGGTGAAGTAAAAGACGGCGCGTTTCGTCAAGTATCCTTTGAGGCGATCGCAGCAGCAAAATTAATCGACGACGCGGCAGAAGTAGTTGGAGTCGTACTCGGAGCAAACATTACAGATGTCGCATCTGAGCTATATGCGTATGGCGCGGATCGCGTTGTCGTAGTCGAGCATCCTCACTTAAAAGAGTATACTCCTGAAGGCTACTCACAGGCACTTCAAGAAGTTATTTCCGAAGAAAATCCAGAAGGAATTGTGATGGGGCATACGGCAATCGGCCGCGATATCATGCCTAAGCTCGCAAGTAAGGTTGGCTCTGGACTAATCTCAGACGCAGTCGCAATCGAAGACGGTCCAGTCTTCATTCGACCAATCTACTCCGGTAAAGCATTTGAGAAAATTGAGGTCGAAGATGGGCTAACGATGGTTACGGTCCGTCCAAACAACATTGCATCACTTGAGCAGGATACTTCCCGAACAGGTGACGTTTCAAAGATAGACGTTGATGTGAAGAACCTACAAACGATTATCAAAGATATCGTGAAGAACACAACGTCAGGCGTTGATTTATCGGAAGCGAATGTTATCGTAGCTGGCGGACGCGGTCTAAAAAGCGGAGATAACTTCGGCATTTTAGAAGAGCTTGCTGACGTATTAGGTGGAGCAGTTGGAGCTTCTCGTGGAGCGTGTGACGCAGAATACTGCGACTACGCTCTCCAAATCGGGCAAACAGGTAAAGTTGTTACACCAGATTTATATATCGCTGTAGGTATCAGCGGAGCAATCCAGCACGTTGCTGGAATGTCTAACTCGAAGATTATCGTTGCGATCAATAAGGATCCAGAAGCAGAGATCTTCCAAATTGCAGACTACGGAATCGTAGGCGACCTATTTGATGTACTACCAAAGCTCACGGACGAATTTAAAAAAGTACTCGTTTAA
- a CDS encoding electron transfer flavoprotein subunit beta/FixA family protein: MNIFVILKRTFDTEEKISIKNGKIDEDGAEFIINPYDEYAVEEAITLRDEHGGEVTVVTVGEEEAEKQLRTALAMGADKAVLLDSEDVEDKDQFTTQAMLTAYFKTQEVDIILGGNIAVDGGSGQIGPRVADQLGINYVTSITKLEIEDGVAKIEKDVEGDQMMVEVPLPVLVTAQQGLNEPRYPSLPGIMKAKKKPLETLDLDDLDLDEDDVEAKTSVIERYLPPEKQAGKILEGDLDTQVQELVTLLKNEAKVI; the protein is encoded by the coding sequence ATGAACATTTTTGTTATCTTAAAGCGAACATTTGATACAGAGGAAAAAATCTCGATTAAGAACGGAAAAATAGACGAAGACGGTGCTGAATTCATCATTAACCCATATGATGAATATGCCGTTGAAGAAGCAATCACACTGCGCGATGAGCACGGTGGTGAAGTAACGGTCGTGACAGTAGGGGAAGAAGAAGCAGAGAAGCAGCTCCGTACAGCGCTCGCAATGGGTGCCGATAAAGCCGTACTGCTAGACTCCGAGGACGTAGAAGATAAAGATCAGTTTACAACGCAGGCGATGCTTACTGCATATTTTAAAACACAAGAAGTAGATATTATTTTAGGTGGGAACATTGCCGTTGACGGTGGCTCTGGTCAAATTGGTCCTCGTGTCGCGGATCAACTAGGAATCAACTATGTGACATCTATTACAAAGCTTGAAATCGAAGATGGTGTAGCAAAGATCGAGAAGGATGTGGAAGGCGATCAGATGATGGTAGAAGTACCACTACCTGTCCTTGTTACAGCGCAACAAGGCCTAAACGAGCCACGCTATCCATCGTTACCAGGAATTATGAAGGCGAAGAAAAAGCCTCTAGAAACGCTAGATTTAGATGATCTTGACTTAGATGAAGACGATGTAGAGGCGAAAACGTCTGTCATTGAACGTTACCTACCACCTGAGAAGCAAGCGGGTAAAATTCTTGAGGGTGATCTTGATACGCAAGTACAAGAGCTCGTTACACTACTAAAAAATGAAGCGAAAGTAATTTAA
- a CDS encoding enoyl-CoA hydratase, with protein MEAYQYVRLKTDDKVGIITLDNAPANALSQGMIQEIGKAVEELTESGDVYAIVIHGEGRFFAAGADIKEFTDVKHGDDFQTLGLDGQRIFRSIETGTIPVIAAIHGAALGGGLELAMACHLRVAATNAKLGLPELTLGLIPGFAGTQRLPRLIGQSKAMELLLTSDSISGEEGARLGLVNRAVEEENVLDEALALAHKIAAKSRLTVEYSMELLAIADREPLERGQEKEAVYFGNVFDKRDAKEGIQAFLEKRKPTFNKK; from the coding sequence ATGGAAGCCTATCAATATGTAAGGCTCAAGACAGATGACAAGGTTGGTATTATCACATTAGATAACGCTCCAGCAAACGCTCTGTCACAAGGCATGATTCAAGAGATCGGGAAAGCAGTCGAAGAGTTAACAGAGTCTGGTGACGTATACGCTATTGTCATCCACGGGGAAGGTAGATTTTTTGCGGCCGGAGCTGACATTAAAGAATTTACGGACGTGAAGCACGGAGACGATTTTCAGACACTAGGTCTCGACGGTCAACGAATTTTCCGTTCCATTGAGACAGGCACGATCCCTGTTATTGCGGCTATTCACGGCGCAGCGCTTGGAGGCGGATTAGAGCTTGCCATGGCCTGTCACCTGCGAGTTGCAGCAACGAACGCAAAGCTTGGATTGCCAGAGCTAACACTTGGACTAATTCCCGGATTTGCTGGAACGCAACGCTTACCTAGACTAATCGGCCAATCAAAAGCAATGGAGCTTCTACTCACTTCTGATTCGATTTCCGGAGAGGAAGGCGCGCGACTAGGTCTCGTCAACCGTGCTGTCGAAGAAGAGAATGTGCTAGATGAGGCTCTAGCTTTGGCACATAAGATAGCAGCTAAAAGTCGCCTAACCGTGGAATATTCGATGGAGCTATTGGCTATTGCTGATCGTGAGCCGTTAGAGCGAGGGCAAGAGAAGGAAGCGGTGTATTTCGGCAACGTCTTTGACAAGCGAGATGCAAAAGAGGGTATTCAAGCCTTTTTAGAAAAACGAAAGCCAACGTTTAATAAGAAATAG